The following DNA comes from Salvelinus sp. IW2-2015 linkage group LG1, ASM291031v2, whole genome shotgun sequence.
ACACAGCAGGTTTCTAAAGTGTCTTTTGAAAATAGCTAACTAGCTCAGTTAAATATTCTAGAATGATCTCTAGTCTGTGGAGGTCTAAGGGCTTTTGGGCTCAGAAGTGCCAcatttctctttatctctctccgtctctatctctccctacATCTGCCTCACCCTCTGCTCAAGACACTCTAGCTGCTTGGCCACCTCATTGGGAAGATCATCATTGACCTGGATGTCAAAGTAGGCCCTGATATCCTCCACCTCCTTTTGCCAGAAGTCCTTAGACAGACTAAACAGCTCCTCCAGGTTCACCTGGTTCTCCCCCAGGCCCTCCAAGTTCAGGGAGCCCTTGCAGGGCAAGTAGCCCACGGCGGAGGGCATGGCTCCGGCTTCTCCATCCAGCCTGCGGAAAATCCACTCCAGCACGCGGATGTTGTCCCCGAAGCCAGGCCACAGGAAGCTGCCGGACTGGCTCTTGCGAAACCAGTTGACATGAAAGATCTTCGGCAGCTTGGCGTTGGGCCGCCCGGCCATGCTCAGCCAGTGGGACAGGTAACGGCCAAAGTTGTAGCCGAAGAAGGGCCGCATGGCGAAGGGGTCATTCATGATCAACTTGCCTAGCGGATCRGAAGAAGAAGAGAGTTTGGTAAATATCATTCTTCAATTCAGCTCCATGTCATTTCCGCTTCGTCTTGACATAAGTTTCTAAAAGTTGCTTTAGTCATCAATGCAGCAGGTTACACTTGGGAGTTTGACTTACCTTGGTGCTCTGCGGCAGCTGTGGCTTCTGATCTCATGGCAGCTCCGACAAACACGCCGTGTTGCCAGCTAAAGGCCTCATAAACCAGGGGGACACCTTCAGGTCTACGCCCCCCAAAGATGATTGCCTCAATTGGGACGCCTTCAGGGGACTCCCACTGGGGGTCGATGATGGGACACTGACTAGCTGGAGTGCAGAAGCGGGAGTTGGGATGTGCGCAGGGCTCTCCTATGGGAAGACAAAACAAGAGCGGAGAAAACATCAGTATACAAATCAAGGGAAGTGTGTTTCAAGAAGTGTGTTTAATGAAGAACCAGCCTTGTGGGGAACAGCCAGCCTTGTGATGACCAGCCTTGCGGAGACTTACCATCCTGGGATGTCCAGGGGTTGTTCTTCCAAGAGGTCACCGTGACTCCCTCAGGGAGTTCCTGGTCCATGCCCTCCCAGTAGACACCACCATCGCTAGTCTCGGCCACATTGGTGAAGACGGTGTTCTTGCAAATAGTTTCCATGGCGTTGGGGTTGGTCTTTGCTGAGGTTCCAGGTGCCACGCCAAAGAAGCCGTTCTCTGGGTTAATGGCTTTCAGGTTGCCTTCGTCGTCGAACTTCATCCAGGCGATGTCGTCCCCAACACACTCCACCTTCCAGCCGGGGAGTGTGGGACTGAGCATGGCCAGGTTGGTTTTGCCACAGGCACTGGGGAACGCAGCTGCAATATACTTCTTTTGACCAGCAGGGTTAGTAATGCCCAGG
Coding sequences within:
- the pck1 gene encoding phosphoenolpyruvate carboxykinase, cytosolic [GTP] — its product is MPPQLQSQNKTGVRVVQGDLGALSPAVREFVETNINLCQPESLHICDGSEEESHTILAKLEEQGMIKKLTKYENCWLARTDPRDVARVESKTVIVTQEQRDTVPSPRVGGISQLGRWMSQKELDKAMDLRFPGCMKGCTMYVIPYSMGPVGSPLSKIGVELTDSPYVVASMRVMTRMGKAVLTALGNRDFVRCLHSVGCPLPLKKPLVNNWPCNPELTLIAHIPDRRTIVSFGSGYGGNSLLGKKCFALRIASRIAMEEGWLAEHMLILGITNPAGQKKYIAAAFPSACGKTNLAMLSPTLPGWKVECVGDDIAWMKFDDEGNLKAINPENGFFGVAPGTSAKTNPNAMETICKNTVFTNVAETSDGGVYWEGMDQELPEGVTVTSWKNNPWTSQDGEPCAHPNSRFCTPASQCPIIDPQWESPEGVPIEAIIFGGRRPEGVPLVYEAFSWQHGVFVGAAMRSEATAAAEHQGKLIMNDPFAMRPFFGYNFGRYLSHWLSMAGRPNAKLPKIFHVNWFRKSQSGSFLWPGFGDNIRVLEWIFRRLDGEAGAMPSAVGYLPCKGSLNLEGLGENQVNLEELFSLSKDFWQKEVEDIRAYFDIQVNDDLPNEVAKQLECLEQRVRQM